Proteins encoded within one genomic window of Fragaria vesca subsp. vesca linkage group LG1, FraVesHawaii_1.0, whole genome shotgun sequence:
- the LOC101294303 gene encoding metalloendoproteinase 1-like: MALKYSISLFSFTLFLLLSILPFLHYANAKETPNKTSSPFKFLEHLKGRQKGDKFKGLNDLKNYLEKFGYLNYKNRSLFNDDFDDLLEEAIKTYQINYRLEVTGKLDNKTVSKMMMPRCGVPDIINGTSFMRSANKGHHHGSIHTTALYSFFPGSPKWPSSKYHLTYGFLPGTRSEATAAVARAFATWAKSSRFTFSPAQSYYNADLKISFQRGDHGDGVPFDGPGGILAHSFCPSDGRFHYDADDTWTVGAKPGAFDLESVALHEIGHLLGLQHSSLPGAVMAPGIPPGVTKTSLTEDDVQGIKALYNF, translated from the exons ATGGCTTTAAAATATAGTATTTCTCTCTTTTCATTCACTCTCTTCCTCCTCCTCTCCATTCTTCCTTTCCTCCATTATGCAAATGCAAAAGAAACTCCCAACAAAACATCATCCCCTTTTAAGTTCCTTGAGCATCTCAAGGGGAGACAAAAAGGTGACAAGTTCAAAGGCCTCAATGACCTCAAAAATTACCTTGAAAAATTCGGTTACTTGAACTACAAGAACCGCAGTCTTTTCAACGACGACTTTGACGACCTCTTGGAGGAAGCAATCAAGACCTACCAGATCAATTACCGCCTCGAGGTCACCGGAAAATTGGACAACAAAACCGTGTCGAAGATGATGATGCCTCGTTGTGGCGTGCCGGATATCATCAATGGCACATCGTTCATGCGATCAGCCAATAAAGGGCACCACCATG GATCAATTCATACCACTGCTCTCTACTCATTTTTCCCAGGAAGTCCAAAATGGCCTTCCTCTAAATACCATCTCACCTACGGTTTTCTCCCTGGCACCCGATCTGAAGCCACGGCTGCTGTTGCACGGGCTTTCGCGACATGGGCAAAGAGCTCTCGCTTTACATTCAGTCCGGCTCAAAGTTACTATAATGCAGATTTGAAGATTAGTTTTCAGAGGGGTGATCATGGAGACGGTGTTCCATTTGATGGGCCTGGAGGAATCCTTGCACATTCTTTTTGTCCTTCAGATGGAAGATTCCACTACGACGCAGATGATACTTGGACTGTGGGTGCTAAACCAGGTGCTTTTGACCTCGAGAGTGTGGCTTTGCATGAAATAGGGCACCTTCTGGGACTTCAACATAGCTCATTGCCGGGAGCTGTCATGGCCCCAGGTATTCCCCCGGGAGTGACTAAAACAAGTTTGACTGAGGACGATGTTCAAGGAATAAAGGCTTTATACAACTTCTGA